The window ataaaaattcactcaatttctttctttttctttctttcctttctatttccttcctctctatttctttccttaCAACCAAATATAGcctagagagagaaaaagaaagagagaaaagagaaggaatGAGTAAAAAATACATTATAATTTGGTATAAATAGATgacattgaaaaaaataaactaattaaagtaATTCATGTATttcgttatcatatttattatttactaaaataaattaatatttactccaatcaaatcaaattaaataaataatataattaactaaattaattaattgatataattaattgtaaaatttaaatttctaatcaaattaattaattaatatcattaattagttataattgatttgctttacataatttaaagaaataaatcgaaaaacaCTTTTAGAAGCATGTTAAGTATAGAAATCCGAtttttataagataaaaaaaataataataataattagtaatTACACCTAATTACACCTAACACTTTAGCTGATAGATACCATCATCGCAAGAAAGATCTCTCATTTTCTAAAACCGTCTAAAACGTTCCACTACCACATCCCTTCTACTTATTTCTTATTCCCCCCAAATTGGCAAGTAGCACGCAACAAACTCTTGATCCACTGTGCATTTCCCTGTTCTTCGCCCACCTTGAAGATGACGATGCAGTACAAGAATCTAGGGCGATCGGGGCTGAAGGTGAGCCAGCTGTCATACGGGGCATGGGTGAGCTTCGGGAACCAGCTAGACGTGAAGGAGGCAAAGTCCCTGCTGCAGTGCTGCCGCGACCACGGCGTCAACTTCTTCGACAACGCCGAGGTCTACGCCAACGGCCGCGCCGAGGAGATCATGGGGCAAGCCATCCGTGAGCTCGGCTGGAAGCGCTCAGACGTCGTCGTTTCAACCAAGATCTTCTGGGGCGGCCAGGGCCCCAACGACAAGGGCCTCTCTCGCAAGCACATCATCGAAGGCACCAAGGCCTCGCTCAAGCGCCTCGACATGGACTATGTTGACCTCATTTACTGCCATCGCCCTGACGTCTCTACGCCCATTGAAGAAACCGTTAGGGCCATGAATTTCTTGATCGACCACGGCATGGCCTTTTACTGGGGGACCAGCGAGTGGTCCGCCCAGCAGATCACTGAGGCCTGGGGCGTCGCCGATAGGCTCGATTTGGTCGGTCCTATTGTCGAACAGCCCGAGTATAACCTCTTGTCCAGGCACAAGGTTAGCTTGATGATTTTGGATGCATTCTTTGTGTTGCTATAGTAGATCTTAACTGGAGGGACTTATAGCGGTTACTGGATTCACGTGGAATAGAATAGTGAAATAGAACATTGGGGTATATTTGGTTAGCAAGGAGATGCTGATTGGTTATTGATATTGTTTGAaagaaaatttataattttagctAGCCAGTGACTGTTCATAGTCTATTGtcgtaattttctttttaattttttatcaacgAGATTTAGTAAGAACTTTGATTTGACTGTAACTATTTCTCTTTACAGGTTGAGTCTGAGTTCCTCCCGCTCTACAGCAACCATGGTTTGGGTCTGACTACTTGGAGTCCACTTGCATCTGGAGTGCTTACAGGGAAATACAAGAAAGGAGCTATTCCTCCTGATAGCCGCTTTGCTTTGGAAAA is drawn from Arachis hypogaea cultivar Tifrunner chromosome 12, arahy.Tifrunner.gnm2.J5K5, whole genome shotgun sequence and contains these coding sequences:
- the LOC112727448 gene encoding probable voltage-gated potassium channel subunit beta, with protein sequence MTMQYKNLGRSGLKVSQLSYGAWVSFGNQLDVKEAKSLLQCCRDHGVNFFDNAEVYANGRAEEIMGQAIRELGWKRSDVVVSTKIFWGGQGPNDKGLSRKHIIEGTKASLKRLDMDYVDLIYCHRPDVSTPIEETVRAMNFLIDHGMAFYWGTSEWSAQQITEAWGVADRLDLVGPIVEQPEYNLLSRHKVESEFLPLYSNHGLGLTTWSPLASGVLTGKYKKGAIPPDSRFALENYKNLANRSLVDDVLKKVDGLKPIADELGVPLSQLAIAWCAANPNVSSVITGATKESQIQENMKAIDVIPLLTPAVMDKIEAVVQSKPKRPDSYR